The following nucleotide sequence is from Thermostaphylospora chromogena.
TCTGCACCCTGCCGGCCTGCTGCTGGGCCTTGACCTTTCCGGCCAGCTCGGGCGAGGTGGCCTTGGAGTAGGTCACCTTCGCGATGATGTCGGGGTTCTTCTCCACGAACTCATCGATCATCCCCTGGGTGAGCTGGAGGTTTCCCGCGACGTCGATGATGTTGAGGGTGACGGGCTCGCTGGGCTTGTCAGGTACGTCGGCGGGCGTGAACCCGGTATTCGCGCTGCCGGCGCCGCCCGCGTCCGGAGCTCCGCAGGAGGCGAGACCGAGCGCGACGACCGCCGCGAACGCGGCAAGGCGGATCTTGGACATGGGGATCCCTTCAGGGGGTTCGAAGGGTCAGGATTGAACGGGCCCGGTGGAGGCCCGGACGATGAGAGCCGCCGTCAGGTCGGGCCTGCGCCCGCCGTCCCTGGCGGCCAGGATGTCGAGCAGTGCGTCTACGGCGACCCGGCCGGCGCGTTCGCCGCCCAGGTCGATCGTGGTGAGTGCGGGCGTGGACATGGCCGCGAAGCCGATGTCGTCACAGCCCACCACGCTCATCTCGGCGGGCACCGCGACCCCGCGTTCGGTGAGCCTGGCGAGCACGCCCAGAGCCATCACGTCGTTGTAGGCGATCACGGCTGTGGCCTTGGCCGCGATCACCAGGTCGGCGGCCTGCTGCCCCGCCTCGAAGCGGGGGACGAACGGGCCGAGTTGCGTCACCTGCATGCCGTGGCGTTCGGCCCGGCGAAGGCCTTTGCGCCGCTCCCTGTTGGTCCAAGAGCTGCGCGGGCCGTTGAGGTAGGCGATGCGCCGGTGGCCGAGCGCGGCGAGGTGGTCGACCGCCTGTCGCATGCCGCCGGCGTTGTCCATGGTCACCGAGGGCTGTCCCGGGACCGTTCGGTTGATGAAGACGAGCGGGACCAGTCCGAGCACCTTGTCCAGCAGCGGCTTGTCCATGCGGGAGGCGCACATGACCACGCCGTCCACCTGCTTGGCCATGGCGGCGACCAGCCTGGCCTCCTCCGCGCCGTCCTCCTGCGCGTCGGCGAGGAAGACCGCGTGGTCGGCCTCGCGCGCCCGCGCCTGCACGCCCTTGAGCATGCTCGGGAAGAACGGGTTGGTCAGGTCGGGAACGATCACGCCGATGTTGGCGGTCTTGCCGGTGATGAGCCCGCGCGCGGCGGGGTTGGGCCGGTAGCCGAGGCGCTCGGCCACCGCCCGGACGCGGGCCCGGGTCTCCTCCTTCACCATCTCCGGTGAGGAGAACGCTCGCGACACCGTCGAGACCGAGACTCCGGCCGCTTTGGCGACGTCCTGGATGGTGACCGCCATTATCCGCTCCAGCGTGTGCGTCACGAGCTCCGGTGACGCAAATATGCAATCCTTTGCATTGAGCGGTCAATGGCGTGATATGTCACGCTTACGTCACATCAATGCCGATGTAACATTCGGTGGGCATCGCGATGCAAAGGTTTGCAGCGCGGGATGCGCCCGTCTCCCGTCCGCCGTCGGCGCGTGACCTCGCCGGTGCGACGGCCCGGTCGACGGCTCGGCCGCGGCGGCCGTACCGCCCGCGGCGTTCGCCGGGCCCCGGGCGGAGGACGTGCCGCAAGGCACCGGCTGAAGCCGCACGACCATGCCGCGCGCCGGTGAGCCGGCCGCAGAACGGGGCCGTGTCCGGGGAATCGCCGGAAGGACGCCGCCGTCCGCGGACGGCGGTCCGTCCCTCAGCGCTGGGTGAGCTCCTCGACCACGAGGCCGACGCCGATGCCGAGCATCCAGACGTCCTTGGCCAGGGCGAGGCCCTGCTGGGTGGGGCGGATGCCGCCCTCCTCGCGCATGCCTGGAATCTTGAGATACAGGCCGAGCAGGGAGGCGGCGAAGCCGGTGAGCGCGGCGCCCGCCACCAGGGACGGCACCACGGGAAGCAGCAGCGCCGTGCCGAGCGCGATCTCGGCCCGCGACAGCAGGCGGACGAACTCCTGCGGATCGCGATCCCGCAGGCCGGGGTAGGCGGTCGCGGCCATGCCGTGCACTCCCTCGGCGGTCTCCTTGTCGGCCCCGGCCTTCGACAACCCCGAGTGCAATATGAGCGCGCCGGTCGCGATGCGGCCCGGCATCTGGTGCAGGCGGGCGAGAATCCTCATGGTCCCCCTCCGTCGCTCGACTGTCCGTCGATACGCCCGGGCGGCTCGCGGACGCCCGGAACCCGCCCGCCCACCTACCCCCGCCTGGCGCGTCAACCCTCCGAGGACCGGGCGCGGCGGCGCGCCCGGCGGCGTCCGGGCGGACGTGCGGACGTGGGGACGGGCGCGGGGAGGGCGGGGACGGCCGGGGAAGCCGGGGATTCAGCGGTGACCGGCGGCACGGCCGGCGCCCCCACGGGTCAGTGCAGGTCGAGGGCCATCAGGATGAGCAGACCGCCGAGGTGCAGGACGACCACCCCGACGATGATGAAGATGAACAGGAACCGGGCGGGGCCGTGCTCGAAGTGCTTGCCCTCGCGCAGCGGCTTCATCTGAGCCTGCCGCTCGGCGATGCGCTCCTCCAGCGGCTTGCGGTGAAACACTCGCTCCTCCTCGTCCCACCCGGTCACCGAAGCGGCGCTCCGGTGCCCATCGCGCGGTATACCGGGCTCAGCGTATCCGCTTCCCGCCTCGGCCCGGCTCGGCCGGTCCCTTGAGCGGGATCCGCGCGGGGCCCGGCGCGGCGATCCCCGGCGGGCATCGCCCGCTCGCCCTCCGCGCGGCCGATGCGGCGCGGGGAGCCGGGCGGGGCGACCCGACGCCTCGCGCGTGCTCCTCGCCGTCCGCCGCCGGTCTCCGCCGCGGTGCCGGCGGCCGTCATCGGACGGCGAGGGCGCGGGTGAGCCAGGCGAGGTTGGCGCGCTGGTCGGCCGCGACCTCCTCCCAGGTGTCCGGCGTGACGGGAGCACGGTCCTGCTCGACGACGTACCAGCCGTCGTATCCGGCGGCACGCACCTCTGCCACGAAGGCGGCCAGATCCACATCGCCCGTGCCGAGCGGGACGCTGACCCGTGCCCACCAGCCCTCCAGGTCGGTGTCACCGCGGGCCTGCGCGTCGGCGACGACGGCGTGCCGCACGTCCTTGACGTGGACGTGGACGAGGCGATCGGCGTGGCGGCGGGCGTAGCCGGCGGGGTCGGCGCCGCCGAGGGCGAAGTGCCCGCTGTCCAGGCACAGCCCGACGTCGGTGAGGTCGAGCAGCGTGTCGATCTCCGACGCCTGCTGCACGTAGGTGCCGTAGTGCGGGTGGAAGACGGGCGTCAGGCCGTGGGCGCGGACGATCTCGCACGCCGCGGCGATCCGCTCGACCGCCCGCTGCCACGCCTCGCGGCTCATGCCGCGCTCGCCGTCGGCGCGCCAGGGGCGGGCGCGCAGGTCGTCGTCGCCCTCGTCGGCGAGCACGGCGCGGGCGCCGGGTTCGCCGCACGCCTGCAGCTCCTCCAGCGTGCGCCGCATCGCCGCGACGTCGGCGGCGAACACGTCGTCGTCTCGGGACAGGTGCAGCGGAACGTAGCCGCCGACGGCGGCCAGCCCCGCGTCGGCGAAGGCGCGGGCGGTCTGCTCCGGGGTGCCGAAGAAGCCGGGCGGACCCAGTTCGCTTCCGGTGTATCCGGCCTCGGCCATGGCCTCCAGCAGTTCCGCGGGCTGCACGGCGACGCTCGAACGGCCGTGCACGCCGTAGCTGCACGGCGCGGATGCGATCTTCAAGGAGTGGTCTCCCCCCGGGTCTGGACGCCGTACGCGGCGGCCAGCAGCGACGTCAGCCGCTGGAGGGCGGCGGTGTCGTAGGCCGCGCCGGCGGCGGTGGACAGGACGGGCGCCCCCTCGGTGACGGAGGCGTGGAAGGCCAGCAGCTCGTGGGTGAACCCGGTGCGGTGCTCCGACACCAGCCGGGTGGTGGCGCGCTCGCCGCCGCGGACGGACTCCACGACCAGCTCGGCACGCGCGTCGCGCAGATACGGGCCGGGCATGCGCAGGTAGAGGCGGCCCTCGGTGCCGAACACGGCGATCTCCTCGACGTATTCGGGGTGGCCGGGCAGCCAGTTCCACGACAGCGACAGCTGGCAGTCGCCGAGCATGCCCAGCGCCTGCAGTTGCGGCGGCTCGGGCAGCGCGGTCCCCGGCCGCACTCCGGGACCGATCTGGGCGTGCGCGAAGGTCAACGGCGGCTCGCCGAACAGGGCGCGCAGCAACGACAGCTCGTGCACGACCGAGCCGTGCAGCACGTCGGTGTAGAGGGAGCAGAACGGCTCGCCGACGTCGCCCAGCGCCGCCGCGGCGCGCTCCCTCCTGCGGGCCGCGGCGGCGGCCACGGCGACGGGGTCGGCGTCGTCGGCGCGGAGCAGGCGCACGTGGGCGAACTGGGGCGCGTCGGCGGGGTGCAGGACGGTGATCCGGACCAGCCGGGGCGTGCCGACGGCGGCCAGTTCCGACCGCGCCCGCGGGATGATCGGGTCGTACATCTTCATGTAGCCGACCTGCAGCACCAGATTCCGGTCGGCGGCGAGCTCGTCCAGTTCCCGCGCCTCGGCCACGGTGAGCGCCAGCGGTTTCTCGGCCAGCACGTGCTTGCCCGCGGCGAGCGCCGCGCGGGCGAGGTCGGCGTGGTCTCCGGGGGTGAGCAGGAGGACGGCGTCCACGGCGGGATCGGCGAACACCTCCCGGGCGTCGCGGGAGTGCCGGACCGGCCCGCCGTGCTCGGCGGCCACGCGCGCGGCGAGCGTCGCGGACAGGTCGCACACGTGGACGACCTCGTGCGTCTCACGCAGGTCACGCAGGTTGGGCAGGTGGACGGCCTGCGCGATGAGCCCGAGCCCGACGATCCCCAGACGCAACGGCGTCCCCCTCTCCGTGCGGCGGCCACGCCTCCACGATCGCAGCCGCGGCCGCCGCGGTCGAGCCCGTGCGGCGCGGACGCGAAGTCGCGCGGGTCACACCCGCGGAGGGTTGACAGTGATCAGCGACGATGATTACTTAGGTTAGCCTCACTTTTCTTAGGTTAGGCATACCTAAATTGGAGGTTTCGGTGGATCAGGTGGGTTCGCGAACCGGCGCTCCCACGGCGGTCCGGGACGGCGACGCGGTGGGACCGCCGCCGATCCCGGCGCCCGTCGACCCGTGGGAGTTCAGGCCGCTCGGCCCTCAGGACGGCTACGTGTCCCTCGTGTGGGAGTGGATGAACCGCCCGCACGTGGCCGCCGCCTGGGACCAGGCGTGGCCGCAGGAGCGGTGGGAGGCCGAGATCGCCCGGCAGGCCGCGGGCGACCATTCCCGGCCCTGCATCGCCCTGCTGGAC
It contains:
- a CDS encoding LacI family DNA-binding transcriptional regulator codes for the protein MAVTIQDVAKAAGVSVSTVSRAFSSPEMVKEETRARVRAVAERLGYRPNPAARGLITGKTANIGVIVPDLTNPFFPSMLKGVQARAREADHAVFLADAQEDGAEEARLVAAMAKQVDGVVMCASRMDKPLLDKVLGLVPLVFINRTVPGQPSVTMDNAGGMRQAVDHLAALGHRRIAYLNGPRSSWTNRERRKGLRRAERHGMQVTQLGPFVPRFEAGQQAADLVIAAKATAVIAYNDVMALGVLARLTERGVAVPAEMSVVGCDDIGFAAMSTPALTTIDLGGERAGRVAVDALLDILAARDGGRRPDLTAALIVRASTGPVQS
- a CDS encoding sugar phosphate isomerase/epimerase family protein; amino-acid sequence: MKIASAPCSYGVHGRSSVAVQPAELLEAMAEAGYTGSELGPPGFFGTPEQTARAFADAGLAAVGGYVPLHLSRDDDVFAADVAAMRRTLEELQACGEPGARAVLADEGDDDLRARPWRADGERGMSREAWQRAVERIAAACEIVRAHGLTPVFHPHYGTYVQQASEIDTLLDLTDVGLCLDSGHFALGGADPAGYARRHADRLVHVHVKDVRHAVVADAQARGDTDLEGWWARVSVPLGTGDVDLAAFVAEVRAAGYDGWYVVEQDRAPVTPDTWEEVAADQRANLAWLTRALAVR
- a CDS encoding Gfo/Idh/MocA family protein; translation: MRLGIVGLGLIAQAVHLPNLRDLRETHEVVHVCDLSATLAARVAAEHGGPVRHSRDAREVFADPAVDAVLLLTPGDHADLARAALAAGKHVLAEKPLALTVAEARELDELAADRNLVLQVGYMKMYDPIIPRARSELAAVGTPRLVRITVLHPADAPQFAHVRLLRADDADPVAVAAAAARRRERAAAALGDVGEPFCSLYTDVLHGSVVHELSLLRALFGEPPLTFAHAQIGPGVRPGTALPEPPQLQALGMLGDCQLSLSWNWLPGHPEYVEEIAVFGTEGRLYLRMPGPYLRDARAELVVESVRGGERATTRLVSEHRTGFTHELLAFHASVTEGAPVLSTAAGAAYDTAALQRLTSLLAAAYGVQTRGETTP